Proteins encoded together in one Mycolicibacter minnesotensis window:
- a CDS encoding acyl-CoA dehydrogenase — MPIAINSEHQDLADSVRALLTRAVPSELLHAAMDAPIENPPSFWRAAAEQGLTGLHLAEDVGGQGFGILELAVVLAEFGYGAVPGPFVPSAIASALIAANNPTAAELIGLASGEVIATYTVNPGLTATAGGTGLVVRGEARAVAAAAQASLLVLPVALEEATTWVLLRADQLEIEPVASVDPLRPIAQVRADGVEVNSSAVLGSLSGERAQALISTLLSAEAIGVARWATDTAAEYAKIREQFGRPIGQFQAIKHKCAEMIADTERATAAVWDAARAIDEADQNGWEAAGSTVQFATAVAATLAPSAAQHCTQDCIQVHGGIGFTWEHDAGVYYRRALILAASFGTRSAHPQQVVDTAAAGGMRKIDIDLDPDTEKLRAEIRAEVAALKAMAQDERTVAIAEGGWVLPYLPKPWGRAAEPIEQIIIEQEFSSGRVRRQALGIAAWLMPSIVAFGTDEQKQRFLPPTFRGELVWCQLFSEPGAGSDLASLTTKATKVDGGWRISGQKIWTSAAQFSQWGALLARTDSSAPKHDGITYFLLDMKAEGVTVSPLRELTGGAMFNTVFIDDVFVPDELVLGEVNRGWEVSRNTLTAERVSIGGSEMPFLASLDGFVEFIRDGQFDHGEQRRAGQLIAEGHAAKLLNLRSTLLTLAGKDPMPAAAVSKLLSMRTGQGYAEFAVGTFAGDAAIGDREQLPGRWAEYLLMSRATTIYGGTSEVQLNIIAERLLGLPRDP; from the coding sequence ATGCCGATAGCGATCAACTCCGAGCACCAGGACCTCGCCGATTCCGTGCGGGCCCTGCTGACACGCGCCGTGCCCTCCGAGCTGCTGCACGCGGCCATGGACGCTCCGATCGAGAACCCACCGTCGTTCTGGCGAGCCGCGGCCGAGCAGGGACTGACAGGTCTGCACCTGGCCGAGGACGTCGGCGGACAGGGATTCGGAATCCTGGAGCTGGCGGTGGTGCTGGCCGAGTTCGGCTACGGCGCAGTACCGGGACCCTTCGTACCGTCGGCCATCGCCAGCGCCCTGATCGCCGCCAACAACCCCACGGCCGCTGAGCTGATCGGGCTGGCCAGTGGCGAGGTGATCGCCACCTACACGGTCAACCCGGGCCTCACCGCCACCGCCGGTGGGACGGGTTTGGTAGTCCGCGGCGAGGCTCGCGCCGTGGCCGCCGCCGCTCAGGCGTCCTTGCTGGTGCTGCCGGTGGCGCTCGAAGAGGCCACCACCTGGGTGCTGCTGCGCGCCGACCAGCTCGAGATCGAGCCGGTGGCGAGCGTGGACCCGCTGCGGCCCATCGCGCAGGTGCGCGCCGACGGCGTCGAGGTGAACAGCTCGGCGGTGTTGGGCAGCTTGTCGGGCGAACGCGCGCAGGCGCTGATCTCGACGCTGCTGTCCGCTGAGGCCATCGGCGTGGCCCGGTGGGCCACCGACACCGCGGCCGAATACGCCAAGATCCGGGAGCAGTTCGGTCGACCCATCGGCCAGTTCCAGGCCATCAAGCACAAGTGCGCGGAGATGATCGCCGACACCGAGCGGGCCACCGCCGCGGTATGGGACGCCGCCCGCGCTATCGACGAGGCCGACCAGAACGGATGGGAGGCAGCGGGTTCGACCGTGCAGTTCGCTACCGCGGTGGCTGCCACCTTGGCGCCCAGCGCCGCACAGCACTGCACGCAGGACTGCATTCAGGTGCATGGCGGAATCGGCTTCACCTGGGAGCACGACGCGGGCGTGTACTACCGGCGGGCACTGATCCTGGCGGCGTCCTTCGGCACCCGTTCGGCACACCCGCAGCAGGTGGTCGACACCGCCGCCGCCGGCGGCATGCGCAAGATCGACATCGACCTGGACCCCGACACCGAGAAGTTGCGTGCCGAGATCAGGGCCGAGGTCGCCGCGCTCAAAGCCATGGCGCAGGACGAGCGCACGGTCGCGATCGCCGAGGGCGGCTGGGTACTGCCCTACCTGCCCAAGCCCTGGGGGCGCGCCGCCGAACCGATCGAGCAGATCATCATCGAGCAGGAGTTCTCGTCCGGCCGGGTGCGGCGTCAGGCGCTGGGCATCGCCGCGTGGCTCATGCCGTCGATCGTGGCGTTCGGCACCGACGAGCAGAAGCAACGGTTCCTGCCGCCGACTTTCCGCGGGGAACTGGTGTGGTGCCAGCTGTTCTCCGAGCCCGGCGCGGGTTCAGACCTGGCCAGCCTGACCACCAAGGCCACCAAAGTCGACGGCGGCTGGCGGATCAGCGGCCAGAAGATCTGGACGTCGGCCGCACAGTTCTCGCAGTGGGGTGCCCTGCTGGCCCGAACCGACTCCTCGGCGCCCAAGCACGACGGCATCACCTACTTCCTGTTGGACATGAAGGCCGAGGGCGTGACCGTCAGCCCGCTGCGGGAACTCACCGGCGGCGCGATGTTCAACACCGTGTTCATCGACGACGTGTTCGTGCCGGACGAATTGGTCCTCGGCGAGGTGAACCGGGGCTGGGAGGTCAGCCGCAACACGCTGACCGCGGAGCGGGTGTCGATCGGCGGCAGCGAGATGCCGTTCCTGGCCAGCCTCGACGGGTTCGTGGAGTTCATCCGCGACGGCCAGTTCGATCATGGCGAGCAGCGGCGGGCCGGTCAGCTGATCGCAGAGGGGCACGCGGCAAAACTGCTCAATCTGCGCTCTACGCTGCTGACCTTGGCCGGCAAGGACCCGATGCCTGCGGCAGCGGTGTCCAAGCTGCTCTCAATGCGTACCGGCCAGGGTTATGCGGAGTTCGCGGTGGGCACATTCGCCGGTGACGCCGCGATCGGCGATCGCGAGCAGCTGCCCGGCAGGTGGGCCGAGTACCTGCTGATGAGCCGCGCCACCACCATCTATGGCGGCACCTCAGAGGTCCAGCTCAACATCATCGCCGAGCGGCTCTTGGGCCTGCCCCGGGATCCCTAG
- a CDS encoding DNA polymerase domain-containing protein translates to MAGGLSLDVAAHRVVVTHPDKVVFPGGIASAPRTKLELIRYYLSVADGALRGVAGRPMILKRFLDGIGAEAIFQKRAPTNRPDCVSVAELRYASGRSAHEVVVDDAAGLAWVINLGCVDLNPHPVLAADLEHPDELRVDLDPMPGVGWSAIVEVTLLAREVLADHGLTAWPKTSGSRGMHIYARITPEWEFAQVRLAAQAVAREIERRAPQLATSRWWKEERHGVFVDFNQNAKDRTVASAYSVRATADARVSTPLYWEEVADADPAAFTLDTVPQRYAQLGDPWAGMDAAAGRLESLLELAQAQGPAERAPRGARKSVDGRRTSPLPLIEIARTKTRDEALAALEVWRQSHPAVVQQLAPEDVLIDGMRGPSSLYYRVRINLQHVAQAQRPPQEDLIADYSPWRSPQKKGPGAQP, encoded by the coding sequence ATGGCCGGCGGGTTGTCGCTGGACGTGGCGGCGCACCGGGTGGTGGTCACCCACCCGGACAAGGTGGTGTTCCCAGGGGGAATAGCCAGCGCCCCACGTACCAAGCTCGAGCTGATTCGGTACTACCTGTCGGTGGCCGACGGCGCGTTGCGGGGCGTGGCGGGACGGCCGATGATCCTCAAGCGTTTTCTCGACGGCATCGGCGCCGAGGCCATCTTTCAGAAGCGTGCACCGACCAACCGCCCGGACTGCGTGTCGGTCGCGGAACTGCGCTACGCCTCCGGCCGCTCGGCGCACGAAGTCGTGGTCGACGACGCGGCCGGACTGGCGTGGGTGATCAATCTGGGCTGCGTGGATCTCAATCCCCATCCGGTGCTCGCCGCCGACCTGGAGCATCCCGATGAGTTGCGGGTCGACCTCGATCCGATGCCGGGCGTCGGGTGGTCGGCGATCGTCGAGGTGACCCTGCTTGCCCGCGAAGTGCTGGCCGACCACGGGCTGACAGCCTGGCCGAAGACCTCGGGCTCGCGAGGCATGCACATCTACGCGCGGATCACGCCCGAGTGGGAGTTCGCCCAGGTTCGCCTGGCAGCCCAGGCGGTGGCCCGCGAGATCGAGCGGCGTGCCCCGCAGCTGGCCACCAGCCGGTGGTGGAAGGAAGAGCGGCACGGCGTCTTTGTGGACTTCAACCAGAACGCCAAGGACCGCACTGTCGCCTCTGCCTACTCCGTGCGCGCCACCGCCGATGCTCGGGTCTCGACGCCGCTGTATTGGGAGGAAGTCGCCGACGCCGATCCGGCGGCGTTCACGCTGGACACCGTGCCGCAGCGGTACGCCCAGCTGGGCGATCCGTGGGCGGGCATGGACGCGGCCGCCGGCAGGCTGGAATCGCTGTTGGAACTGGCCCAAGCGCAGGGCCCCGCGGAGCGGGCGCCACGCGGGGCCCGCAAGAGTGTCGACGGCCGGCGCACGTCCCCGTTGCCGTTGATCGAGATAGCCCGCACCAAGACGCGCGATGAGGCGCTGGCCGCCCTGGAGGTCTGGCGGCAAAGCCATCCCGCGGTAGTGCAGCAGCTGGCGCCCGAAGATGTCTTGATCGACGGCATGCGCGGTCCGAGTTCGCTGTACTACCGGGTGCGGATCAACCTGCAGCACGTCGCGCAGGCGCAGCGCCCGCCGCAGGAAGATCTGATCGCCGACTACAGCCCGTGGAGGAGCCCGCAGAAGAAGGGGCCGGGCGCACAGCCCTAG
- the fadD2 gene encoding long-chain-fatty-acid--CoA ligase FadD2 yields MAKLTDLPSQAVTKLGRYLERGGAELHYLRKILQSGALKLESPRFIASALADGARWGELGMIPALNARRNPNGLAVIDDDGSITFKELDDAVNAVANGLLAMGVRGGDGVAILARNHRWFLIANYGCARVGARLILLNSEFSGPQIKDVSEREGAKLIIYDDEYTAAVAQAEPTLGKLRALGVNPDTDEPSGSADETLAQLIARSSKAPAPKITKPASIIILTSGTTGTPKGANRSTPPTLAPIGGILSHVPFRAGEVTSLPSPMFHALGYLHGTLAMFFGSTLVLRRRFKPATVLEDLEKYKVTGMVVVPVMLSRILDQLEKTSPKPDLSALRIVFVSGSQLGAELASRALKDLGPVIYNMYGSTEVAFATIAGPADLQHNAATVGPVVKGVKVRILDDNGNEVPRGEVGRIFVGNFFPFEGYTGGGGKQIIDGLLSSGDVGYFDERGLLYVSGRDDEMIVSGGENVFPAEVEDLISGHPEVIEATALGVDDKEWGARLRAFVVRKEGSSVDEDTIKVYVKEHLARYKVPREVVFLDELPRNPTGKILKRELRDL; encoded by the coding sequence ATGGCTAAGCTCACTGACCTGCCCAGCCAGGCCGTAACCAAGCTCGGTCGCTATCTCGAACGCGGTGGCGCCGAGTTGCACTATTTGCGCAAGATCCTGCAGTCGGGCGCCCTGAAGCTGGAGTCCCCACGGTTCATCGCCAGTGCGCTGGCCGATGGGGCGCGCTGGGGCGAGCTCGGGATGATTCCCGCGCTCAATGCCCGCCGGAACCCGAACGGCCTCGCCGTCATCGACGACGACGGCAGCATCACGTTCAAAGAACTCGACGACGCCGTCAACGCGGTGGCCAACGGCCTGCTTGCGATGGGTGTGCGCGGTGGTGACGGGGTGGCGATCCTGGCCCGCAACCATCGCTGGTTCCTGATCGCCAACTACGGCTGTGCCCGGGTCGGTGCCCGGCTGATCCTGCTGAACAGCGAATTCTCCGGCCCGCAGATCAAGGACGTCTCCGAACGTGAAGGCGCCAAACTGATCATCTACGACGACGAGTACACCGCCGCCGTTGCGCAGGCCGAGCCCACGCTGGGCAAGTTGCGGGCACTCGGTGTCAATCCGGACACCGATGAGCCGTCGGGCAGCGCCGACGAGACGCTGGCACAGCTGATCGCGCGCAGCAGCAAGGCGCCGGCACCCAAGATCACCAAGCCCGCCTCGATCATCATCCTGACATCGGGCACCACCGGTACCCCCAAGGGCGCCAACCGCAGTACGCCGCCCACGCTGGCGCCTATCGGCGGCATCTTGTCGCACGTCCCGTTCCGGGCCGGTGAGGTGACATCGCTGCCCTCGCCGATGTTCCACGCACTGGGATACCTGCATGGCACCTTGGCGATGTTCTTCGGCTCGACCTTGGTGCTGCGGCGTCGCTTCAAGCCGGCCACCGTGCTCGAAGACCTGGAGAAGTACAAGGTGACGGGCATGGTCGTCGTCCCGGTCATGTTGTCGCGGATCCTCGACCAGCTGGAGAAGACCAGCCCCAAGCCGGACCTGTCCGCGCTGCGGATCGTGTTCGTCTCCGGGTCGCAGCTCGGTGCCGAACTGGCGTCGCGGGCCTTGAAGGATCTGGGGCCGGTCATCTACAACATGTACGGCTCCACCGAGGTCGCCTTCGCCACCATCGCCGGGCCCGCCGACCTCCAGCACAACGCTGCAACCGTGGGACCGGTGGTCAAGGGCGTCAAGGTCAGGATCCTCGACGACAACGGCAACGAAGTGCCGCGAGGCGAGGTCGGTCGGATCTTCGTCGGCAACTTCTTCCCGTTCGAGGGCTACACCGGTGGCGGAGGCAAGCAGATCATCGACGGTCTGTTGTCATCCGGCGACGTCGGTTACTTCGACGAGCGTGGGCTGCTCTATGTCAGTGGCCGCGACGACGAGATGATCGTCTCCGGCGGCGAGAACGTCTTCCCCGCCGAAGTCGAGGACCTGATCAGCGGACACCCCGAGGTGATCGAGGCGACCGCATTGGGCGTCGACGACAAAGAGTGGGGTGCACGCCTGCGGGCCTTCGTGGTGCGCAAAGAAGGTTCCAGCGTCGACGAGGACACCATCAAGGTCTACGTCAAGGAACACTTGGCCCGCTACAAGGTGCCGCGGGAAGTGGTGTTCCTCGACGAGCTGCCGCGTAACCCCACCGGCAAGATCCTCAAGCGCGAACTGCGCGACCTGTAG
- a CDS encoding AMP-binding protein: protein MPTDIAGMLLDRLGDQHPGLRTRQRDWTWDEVVRESAARAALAATLRHDGPFHIGVLLDNVADFVFWLGAGALGGAVIVGINPTRGDAEMAAEIRHADCQLIVTDATGMDRLRGLDHGLDPARFLVIDDPGYPALVERHRVEPAAAAGVDAASLLLLLFTSGTTGASKAVKCSQGRLVRIAEAATAKFGHVRSDIDYCCMPLFHGNAIMALWAPALANGATICLTPKFSASQFLPDVRYFGATFFTYVGKALGYLLATPEGPDDGDNALVRGFGTEASPQDQAEFLRRFGAVLHEGYGSSEGGNAAIPDPAAPPGALGRPAHAGIAIVDPTTRAECPPAILDEHGRVCNADDAVGEIVDKSGARDFEGYYKNDAADSEKVRDGWYWTGDLGYFDEAGFVYFAGRRGDWIRVDGENTSALTIERVLRRHPLIISAGVYAVPDPRSGDQVMGAIEVADPDSFDVSAFAGYLAAQPDLGSKGVPRFLRVSAGLPVTGSNKVLKRELQAQRWHTCEPVYRWVGRGAPEYTRMTDDDKRCLDAEFTSYGRQSYLRGAG, encoded by the coding sequence ATGCCCACCGATATCGCGGGCATGCTGCTCGATCGCCTTGGCGACCAGCACCCCGGACTGCGAACCCGGCAGCGGGACTGGACCTGGGACGAGGTGGTGCGTGAATCGGCCGCGCGGGCCGCGCTGGCCGCCACGCTGCGCCACGATGGGCCGTTTCACATCGGAGTGCTGCTGGACAATGTTGCGGACTTCGTGTTCTGGCTCGGCGCCGGGGCGCTGGGGGGCGCAGTCATCGTCGGCATCAACCCCACCCGCGGTGACGCCGAGATGGCCGCCGAGATCCGGCACGCGGACTGCCAGCTGATCGTCACCGACGCAACCGGCATGGATCGGCTACGCGGACTGGACCACGGCCTGGACCCCGCGCGCTTCCTGGTCATCGACGACCCCGGCTACCCGGCCTTGGTCGAGCGGCATCGGGTGGAGCCTGCCGCTGCCGCCGGAGTGGACGCAGCATCGCTGCTGCTGTTGCTGTTCACCTCCGGCACCACCGGCGCCTCCAAGGCGGTCAAGTGCAGCCAGGGCCGGCTGGTCCGGATCGCCGAAGCGGCCACCGCCAAATTCGGTCACGTCCGCTCCGACATCGACTACTGCTGCATGCCGCTGTTCCACGGCAACGCGATTATGGCGCTGTGGGCGCCCGCACTGGCCAACGGTGCCACGATCTGTCTGACGCCGAAGTTCTCGGCGTCGCAGTTCCTGCCCGACGTGCGCTACTTCGGCGCAACGTTCTTCACCTACGTGGGCAAGGCCCTGGGCTATCTGCTGGCGACCCCGGAAGGGCCCGACGACGGCGACAACGCCCTGGTTCGCGGCTTCGGCACCGAGGCGTCTCCGCAAGACCAGGCCGAGTTTCTCCGTCGCTTCGGCGCGGTCCTGCATGAGGGCTACGGCTCCAGCGAGGGCGGCAACGCCGCGATACCGGATCCGGCGGCGCCGCCCGGCGCGCTGGGGCGCCCGGCGCATGCGGGCATCGCGATCGTCGATCCGACGACCCGTGCCGAATGCCCCCCGGCGATTCTCGACGAGCACGGCAGGGTGTGTAACGCCGACGACGCGGTGGGTGAGATCGTCGACAAGTCTGGGGCGCGCGACTTCGAGGGCTACTACAAGAACGACGCCGCGGACTCCGAGAAAGTCCGGGACGGGTGGTACTGGACCGGCGACCTCGGCTACTTCGACGAGGCCGGCTTCGTGTACTTCGCCGGCCGCCGCGGCGACTGGATCCGGGTCGACGGCGAGAACACCTCCGCGCTGACTATCGAGCGGGTGCTGCGCCGGCACCCGCTGATCATCAGTGCCGGCGTCTACGCGGTGCCCGACCCCCGCTCCGGCGACCAGGTGATGGGCGCCATCGAGGTCGCCGACCCCGACAGCTTCGACGTGTCGGCCTTCGCCGGGTATCTGGCCGCCCAGCCCGATCTGGGCAGCAAGGGTGTCCCGCGGTTTCTGCGGGTCTCCGCGGGTCTGCCCGTCACCGGTTCGAACAAGGTGCTCAAACGTGAGTTGCAGGCGCAGCGTTGGCACACGTGCGAGCCGGTATACCGCTGGGTCGGACGGGGTGCCCCCGAGTACACCCGCATGACCGATGACGACAAGCGCTGTCTGGACGCCGAATTCACGTCCTACGGCCGGCAGAGCTACTTGCGAGGCGCAGGCTAG
- a CDS encoding SDR family NAD(P)-dependent oxidoreductase — protein MSVLDKFRMDGRVVVVTGASSGLGVYFAKAFAEAGADVVLAARRVEKLAQAADLVAAAGRVGLPVATDIADPAAATAMVDAAMERFGRVDVLINNAGIGTAHPATRETPEQFREVIDVNLNGAYWAAQACGRVMQPGSSIVNISSILGLTTAGLPQAAYAASKAGLIGLTRDLAQQWGERKGIRVNAIAPGFFESEMTEQYRPGYLESISHRIVLGRMGDPEDLAASVLWLASDAGGYVTGQTIAVDGGFTIN, from the coding sequence GTGAGCGTACTGGACAAGTTCCGCATGGACGGCAGGGTCGTCGTGGTGACCGGGGCATCCTCGGGCCTCGGGGTGTACTTCGCCAAGGCCTTCGCCGAGGCCGGTGCCGACGTGGTGCTGGCGGCGCGGCGCGTGGAGAAGTTGGCGCAGGCGGCTGATCTGGTGGCTGCTGCCGGCCGGGTGGGCCTGCCGGTGGCCACCGACATCGCGGACCCGGCTGCCGCTACGGCCATGGTGGACGCCGCGATGGAGCGGTTCGGCCGAGTCGACGTGCTGATCAACAATGCCGGAATCGGGACGGCGCATCCGGCCACCCGCGAAACCCCGGAACAGTTCCGCGAGGTCATCGACGTCAACCTCAACGGCGCCTACTGGGCAGCGCAGGCCTGCGGACGGGTGATGCAGCCCGGCTCGTCGATCGTCAACATCTCCAGCATTCTCGGCCTGACCACCGCCGGGCTGCCGCAGGCGGCCTACGCAGCCAGCAAAGCAGGGCTCATCGGGCTGACCCGGGATCTGGCCCAGCAGTGGGGCGAGCGTAAGGGGATTCGGGTCAACGCGATCGCGCCGGGCTTCTTCGAATCAGAGATGACCGAGCAGTACCGCCCGGGCTATCTGGAAAGCATCTCCCACCGCATCGTGCTGGGCCGGATGGGCGATCCCGAAGACCTCGCGGCGTCGGTGCTGTGGCTGGCCTCCGATGCCGGCGGCTACGTCACCGGGCAGACCATCGCCGTCGACGGTGGCTTCACGATCAACTGA
- a CDS encoding 2-hydroxyacid dehydrogenase — translation MTLKVLAHFIPGPKVLEFVAPESDWLDIRWCAADDDATLHRELADAEVLWHILRPLSGDDLRSGPALRLVHKFGVGINTIDVDVATQRGIAVANMPGANAASVAEGTVMLMLAVLRQLLPLDRATRQIRGWPTDPDLGERCRDIGGSTVGLVGFGSIAQRVAQIVAAMGAQVLHTSTRDDGTPGWRPLPELLAAADIVSLHVPLTATTEGLIDHAALAQMKSDAVLVNTSRGPIVDEAALAEALGRGRLAGAGLDVFAVEPVTADNPLLGLDNVVLTPHVSWYTADTMRRYLTVAVDNCRRLRDGLPLTHVVNQPTGC, via the coding sequence ATGACGCTGAAAGTCCTGGCGCACTTCATCCCCGGTCCGAAGGTGCTCGAATTCGTTGCACCCGAATCGGATTGGCTAGACATCCGATGGTGCGCCGCTGACGATGACGCAACGCTACATCGTGAGCTGGCTGACGCAGAGGTGCTCTGGCACATCCTGCGCCCGCTCTCGGGCGACGACCTGCGAAGCGGTCCGGCGCTGCGGCTGGTGCACAAGTTCGGGGTGGGCATCAACACCATCGACGTCGATGTCGCAACACAGCGTGGGATCGCAGTGGCCAATATGCCCGGCGCCAACGCCGCCTCAGTCGCCGAGGGCACTGTGATGCTGATGCTCGCCGTGCTGCGGCAGCTGTTGCCACTGGATCGGGCGACCCGACAGATTCGCGGCTGGCCCACCGATCCCGATCTCGGTGAACGCTGCCGGGACATCGGCGGCTCCACCGTGGGCCTGGTCGGCTTCGGCAGCATCGCGCAGCGGGTGGCCCAGATCGTGGCCGCCATGGGCGCCCAGGTGCTGCACACCAGTACCCGCGACGACGGCACGCCGGGCTGGCGCCCCTTACCGGAGCTCCTGGCGGCAGCCGACATCGTCTCGCTGCACGTTCCGCTGACCGCTACTACCGAGGGGTTGATCGACCACGCGGCCCTGGCGCAGATGAAGTCCGACGCGGTGCTGGTCAACACCTCTCGTGGGCCGATCGTCGATGAGGCCGCGCTGGCCGAGGCGTTGGGCCGGGGGCGGCTGGCCGGCGCGGGCCTGGACGTCTTCGCCGTTGAGCCGGTGACCGCCGACAACCCCCTGCTCGGGCTGGACAACGTGGTGCTCACCCCGCATGTGAGCTGGTACACCGCCGACACCATGCGGCGCTACCTGACTGTGGCCGTCGACAACTGCCGCCGGCTCCGCGACGGACTGCCCCTGACCCACGTGGTCAACCAACCGACTGGTTGTTAG
- a CDS encoding TetR/AcrR family transcriptional regulator encodes MPKSSEQPVRRAPLPTHRGRRTQAAIDAAARAVIARKGVLATTIADITTEAGRSAASFYNYYDSKEAMVREWALRFRDEAGERASNVTRHGLTNRERIEQATAAHWHTYRNRLAEMVGVSQLAMVNDDFARYWAEICAVPVGHITETVKRAQSEGFCTDDDPELLAVAIVSMLNQFCYIQLATPRHGADPDDATCIRTLANVFYRAIYTEESS; translated from the coding sequence GTGCCGAAATCCTCCGAACAACCCGTCCGGCGGGCACCGCTGCCCACCCACCGGGGCCGGCGCACTCAGGCTGCGATCGACGCGGCCGCGCGGGCAGTGATCGCCCGCAAGGGAGTTCTGGCAACCACCATCGCCGACATCACGACCGAGGCGGGACGCTCAGCGGCATCGTTCTACAACTACTACGACTCCAAAGAGGCGATGGTCCGGGAGTGGGCATTGCGTTTTCGCGACGAGGCCGGCGAGCGGGCCTCGAACGTCACACGACACGGCCTGACCAATCGGGAACGGATCGAACAGGCCACGGCCGCACATTGGCACACCTACCGCAATCGATTGGCCGAAATGGTGGGTGTCTCCCAGCTGGCGATGGTCAATGACGACTTCGCCCGCTACTGGGCAGAGATCTGTGCGGTGCCTGTCGGTCACATCACCGAGACGGTGAAGCGCGCGCAGTCGGAGGGTTTCTGCACCGATGACGACCCGGAGTTGCTGGCCGTGGCGATCGTGTCGATGCTCAACCAGTTCTGCTATATCCAGCTGGCCACGCCCCGGCATGGCGCCGACCCCGACGACGCAACGTGTATTCGCACGCTGGCCAACGTCTTCTACCGGGCCATCTACACCGAGGAGAGCTCCTGA
- a CDS encoding phosphotransferase family protein: protein MTVQALDPVALRQYLVAQDVPVTGELTVELIAGGRSNLTFKVGDDVSAWVVRRPPLGGLTPSAHDVGREFVVTEKLYGTGVPIARPVALDAEGVVCGAPLTVTEFVTGRVYRHKDDLDSLTDPELAANAAALVRVLVDLHAVDYRAVGLESFGRPDGFLERQVRLWARQWDLVKAGEADAALSVDVEKLAAALSESIPQTSQPSVVHGDFRIDNTICDPEHVDRIRAVVDWELSTLGDPLTDIALMCAYRSPAFDLVFGHPAAWTSERLPSADTLAEQYAQQSGRDLSGWSFYQALASFKIGVIAKGITHRAQHGAQDVQNADEAAQATPEFIAAALKALKQN from the coding sequence TGGACCCGGTTGCCCTGCGGCAGTACCTTGTCGCACAGGATGTTCCGGTTACGGGTGAGCTCACCGTCGAACTGATCGCCGGCGGCCGGTCGAACCTCACCTTCAAAGTCGGCGACGACGTGTCGGCCTGGGTGGTACGCCGCCCGCCGCTCGGCGGGCTCACTCCCTCAGCGCACGATGTGGGCCGCGAGTTCGTCGTCACCGAAAAGCTCTACGGCACGGGAGTTCCGATCGCCCGGCCCGTGGCGTTGGACGCCGAAGGTGTGGTCTGCGGCGCCCCGTTGACCGTGACGGAGTTCGTGACCGGCCGGGTCTACCGGCATAAGGACGACCTGGATTCCCTGACGGACCCGGAATTGGCCGCCAATGCCGCGGCGCTGGTTCGGGTCCTGGTGGATCTTCACGCGGTGGACTATCGCGCCGTCGGGCTCGAATCCTTCGGCAGGCCCGACGGGTTCCTGGAGCGCCAGGTCCGCCTGTGGGCCCGGCAGTGGGACCTGGTCAAGGCCGGCGAGGCCGATGCCGCACTCTCCGTGGACGTGGAGAAACTGGCCGCCGCGCTGAGCGAGAGCATTCCGCAGACGTCGCAGCCCTCGGTGGTGCATGGCGATTTCCGCATCGACAACACCATCTGCGATCCAGAGCACGTGGACCGGATCCGTGCCGTGGTGGACTGGGAGTTGTCCACCCTCGGTGATCCGCTCACCGATATCGCATTGATGTGTGCCTACCGGTCGCCGGCGTTCGACCTGGTATTCGGCCATCCCGCGGCCTGGACCAGCGAGCGTTTGCCATCGGCCGACACCCTGGCCGAGCAGTACGCGCAGCAGTCGGGCCGTGACCTGAGCGGCTGGAGTTTCTACCAGGCGTTGGCGAGCTTCAAAATCGGAGTCATCGCCAAGGGAATCACCCACCGCGCCCAGCACGGTGCCCAGGATGTGCAGAACGCCGATGAAGCGGCGCAGGCCACGCCGGAATTCATCGCCGCGGCTCTAAAAGCGTTGAAGCAGAACTGA
- a CDS encoding DinB family protein, with product MTDAPLPPGRRGLVGSSERETLEAFLDDYRDIVVHKVSGLSEADARRHLVSSPTTVGGLVKHLRWAEFGWFEQLLQGQLDDNRRPHDRAVEFDLSEGDSLPALVAEYRRQCERSRQIAAAYPLDHTVAHRRLGRVALRWIYIHMLEETARHCGQIDILREQLDGATGFD from the coding sequence GTGACCGATGCGCCTTTGCCCCCGGGTCGTCGTGGCCTGGTCGGGTCTTCAGAACGCGAGACTCTCGAGGCGTTCTTAGACGACTACCGCGACATCGTGGTGCACAAAGTATCCGGACTCTCGGAGGCCGACGCCCGCCGGCACCTGGTGTCGTCACCGACCACGGTGGGGGGATTGGTCAAGCACCTGCGCTGGGCGGAATTCGGCTGGTTCGAGCAGCTGTTGCAGGGCCAGCTCGATGACAACCGCCGCCCACACGATCGGGCTGTGGAATTCGATCTCTCCGAGGGCGATTCGCTGCCGGCGTTAGTGGCCGAGTACCGCCGGCAGTGCGAGCGGTCCCGGCAGATCGCCGCGGCATATCCGCTCGACCACACCGTGGCGCACCGACGCCTCGGTCGTGTGGCACTGCGCTGGATCTACATCCACATGCTCGAAGAGACCGCCCGGCACTGCGGCCAGATCGATATCCTGCGCGAACAACTCGACGGCGCAACGGGTTTCGACTGA